In Oligoflexia bacterium, a genomic segment contains:
- a CDS encoding glycosyltransferase family 2 protein yields MKISVVVPVFNHVHLTQRCLPSLVEGAHQAHQLVIIDNHSTDNTPEYLREFKKKAELKGWSVIIVTNEKNLGVGAAFNQGIKNSTGDFIALLNNDTWLMPNWDSSLLLATETLGGAMIAPYYDETPFDEKQIPLKAQQFIQRNYAKHSHDWAAILMFFRRDTFEKVGVFDERYFVGYEDRDLQERMDRAGLKYYKTGSCFIWHHSKGTRDSANLPSGYEQDSLQKFISKWGFDPRPLENTKFQKYRRKWIRFKNKFGYF; encoded by the coding sequence ATGAAAATCTCTGTTGTGGTTCCCGTATTTAATCATGTGCATCTGACCCAGCGATGCCTTCCCTCACTCGTTGAAGGAGCTCATCAAGCACATCAGCTGGTGATTATTGACAATCACTCAACCGATAACACCCCAGAATATCTCAGGGAATTTAAGAAAAAAGCAGAACTCAAAGGATGGTCCGTCATTATCGTGACCAACGAAAAAAACCTGGGAGTCGGCGCTGCATTTAACCAAGGTATTAAAAACTCCACTGGTGATTTCATCGCACTTTTGAATAACGATACCTGGCTGATGCCAAATTGGGACTCAAGCTTGCTGCTAGCCACTGAAACCCTTGGTGGCGCAATGATTGCCCCTTATTACGATGAAACACCTTTTGACGAAAAACAAATCCCCCTTAAGGCTCAACAGTTTATTCAACGCAATTATGCAAAACATTCTCACGATTGGGCTGCGATCTTAATGTTTTTTAGGCGGGACACTTTTGAAAAAGTAGGGGTTTTTGATGAGCGCTATTTCGTAGGATACGAAGACCGCGATCTACAAGAACGCATGGATCGCGCCGGTTTAAAGTATTACAAAACCGGTTCGTGTTTTATCTGGCATCACTCAAAAGGCACACGTGATTCTGCAAATCTTCCATCAGGATATGAACAAGACAGCCTTCAAAAATTTATATCTAAATGGGGTTTTGATCCAAGACCACTTGAGAATACAAAGTTTCAAAAATACCGCCGCAAATGGATCAGATTTAAAAATAAGTTTGGGTATTTTTAA
- a CDS encoding MBOAT family protein yields MYWRLKTKTSRYIWLTATGYVFYGWWNAKFCLLMLFSTLVSYIAGRAILSANTQIQKKRAMLIAVVIDLTLLGFFKYYNFFIDSVAAVFSAAGAPIPITHLNIILPVGISFYTFHTMSYVIDAYRGVIKPTKNFFEFSCYVSLFSQLVAGPIVRFRQIEDDLENIDKSNQFAKIEEGISIFLIGLSKKVLIADSIATIIDPAFKNAGLMGTEGSWLLALGYTYQLYFDFSGYSDMAVGLGLMFGIRIPQNFNSPYKAVSISDFWRRWHISLSTWLRDYLYIPLGGNRRGEVRTHVNLLITMLLGGLWHGANWTFIVWGAFHGVLLTINNLFKNHVSIQLPKFIGQFITFLCVVIGWVYFRSEILGHANAVIDKMFSMQSGLLPQPVGSLVGFIFIAGLIAHIAPNTMELKHRWRPAMAYVFAGLFLLCMFRIIANENSPFLYFQF; encoded by the coding sequence GTGTACTGGCGACTTAAAACTAAAACCAGTCGTTATATTTGGCTCACAGCCACAGGTTATGTGTTCTACGGATGGTGGAATGCGAAGTTCTGTCTGCTTATGCTTTTTTCAACACTTGTAAGTTATATCGCCGGTCGAGCAATATTGTCTGCGAATACACAAATTCAAAAAAAACGAGCCATGCTCATTGCCGTTGTTATTGATTTAACACTCTTAGGGTTTTTCAAATATTATAATTTCTTTATCGATTCTGTAGCAGCGGTTTTTTCAGCTGCTGGTGCTCCGATTCCCATCACACATCTTAATATTATTTTACCAGTTGGAATTTCATTCTACACGTTTCACACCATGAGTTATGTGATTGATGCGTATCGTGGTGTTATTAAACCAACGAAAAACTTTTTTGAATTCTCATGTTACGTATCGCTTTTTTCTCAATTAGTGGCCGGGCCCATAGTGCGTTTTAGACAAATTGAAGATGATTTAGAAAATATTGATAAATCAAATCAGTTTGCAAAAATCGAAGAGGGTATTTCAATTTTTCTTATAGGTTTAAGTAAGAAAGTACTCATTGCTGATAGTATCGCCACAATTATAGATCCAGCATTTAAAAACGCTGGCCTTATGGGTACAGAGGGAAGTTGGTTACTGGCCCTTGGCTACACCTATCAACTGTATTTTGATTTTTCAGGTTATAGCGATATGGCCGTGGGCTTGGGTCTTATGTTTGGAATTAGAATTCCACAGAATTTTAATTCACCTTACAAGGCCGTGAGCATTAGTGATTTTTGGCGTCGTTGGCATATCAGCCTTTCAACGTGGCTTAGAGATTACTTGTACATTCCACTTGGTGGAAATCGTCGTGGAGAAGTGCGAACCCATGTGAATTTATTAATCACAATGCTCTTGGGCGGTCTGTGGCACGGAGCTAACTGGACATTTATTGTGTGGGGCGCGTTTCATGGAGTTTTACTGACGATTAATAATTTATTTAAGAACCATGTGAGTATTCAACTGCCAAAGTTCATCGGTCAATTTATTACATTTTTGTGTGTGGTGATCGGGTGGGTGTATTTTAGATCTGAAATATTAGGGCATGCCAACGCTGTTATAGATAAAATGTTTTCAATGCAAAGTGGTTTGTTGCCTCAGCCTGTTGGTTCGCTAGTTGGATTTATTTTTATTGCTGGTTTGATTGCTCACATTGCTCCAAATACTATGGAGCTAAAACACCGCTGGCGCCCAGCTATGGCCTATGTGTTTGCGGGCTTGTTTTTACTCTGCATGTTTAGAATTATAGCCAATGAAAATTCGCCATTTTTGTATTTTCAGTTTTAA